Proteins from a single region of Streptomyces griseiscabiei:
- a CDS encoding ADP-ribosylglycohydrolase family protein: protein MPSIACIPPAPASGDAADLRERARGAMLGLAVGDALGAPAENMKPSEIRARWGRITGYVAENPSGTDDTEYAIFSGLLLARHGSALTVAHVETAWHQWIADLDEGPFRGAGFSERGTLENLRRGLAAPISAQHRHAWSDGLAMRAAPFGVFAAGRPAEAARLVAVDGSVSHDGEGIYGGQAVAAGVAAAMAGAPTIAVVASALAVVPDDSWTARSLRRAVAVAHRGERAVRSAVVIGGYPWTDLAPEAVALAFGAYAAADGDFTESVLTAVNMGRDADTTAAVAGALAGATRGASAIPPEWTSAIGPARGSCLPSMAGHHVLDVAELLVPGECGKWATTTTPLHREERPTPPPTAFTLAPAPTSETPT from the coding sequence ATGCCTTCCATCGCCTGCATTCCCCCGGCCCCGGCGTCCGGCGACGCCGCCGATCTGCGTGAGCGGGCACGCGGGGCCATGCTCGGGCTCGCCGTCGGGGACGCGCTGGGGGCGCCCGCCGAGAACATGAAGCCCTCCGAGATCCGCGCACGCTGGGGGCGCATCACCGGGTACGTGGCCGAGAACCCCTCGGGCACGGACGACACCGAGTACGCCATCTTCTCCGGGCTGCTGCTGGCCCGGCACGGCTCGGCGCTCACGGTCGCCCATGTGGAGACGGCCTGGCACCAGTGGATCGCGGACCTGGACGAGGGCCCGTTCCGGGGCGCGGGCTTCAGCGAACGCGGCACCCTGGAGAACCTCCGCCGGGGCCTCGCCGCGCCGATCTCCGCCCAGCACCGGCACGCCTGGAGCGACGGCCTGGCCATGCGCGCTGCCCCTTTCGGTGTCTTCGCGGCGGGCCGCCCCGCGGAGGCCGCCCGGCTGGTCGCCGTCGACGGCTCGGTCAGCCACGACGGCGAGGGCATCTACGGCGGCCAGGCGGTCGCGGCGGGAGTGGCGGCGGCGATGGCGGGCGCCCCGACGATCGCGGTCGTGGCCTCCGCCCTCGCCGTCGTCCCCGACGACTCCTGGACGGCCCGTTCCCTGCGCCGGGCGGTGGCCGTCGCCCATCGCGGCGAACGCGCGGTCCGCTCCGCCGTCGTCATCGGCGGCTACCCCTGGACCGACCTCGCCCCCGAGGCCGTCGCCCTCGCCTTCGGCGCCTACGCGGCGGCCGACGGCGACTTCACCGAGTCCGTGCTGACGGCGGTGAACATGGGCCGCGACGCCGACACGACCGCCGCCGTCGCCGGCGCGCTGGCCGGAGCGACCCGGGGCGCGTCCGCGATCCCGCCCGAGTGGACCAGCGCCATCGGCCCGGCACGAGGCAGCTGCCTCCCCTCCATGGCCGGCCACCACGTCCTGGACGTGGCCGAACTCCTGGTACCGGGCGAGTGCGGCAAGTGGGCCACCACGACAACCCCCCTCCATCGCGAGGAACGGCCCACCCCACCCCCGACCGCCTTCACCCTGGCCCCGGCCCCCACCTCGGAGACCCCCACATGA
- a CDS encoding DsbA family protein, translating to MSEKNREGKRTARERLAEEREKQKTAEKRRRALIVGASVVGVLGLAAVIGVVAANAGKDDADSAGPVVAPSGANGEDSLAIPVGDAGARSTLSVWEDFRCPACKSFEDAYRSTIHELTEAGKLKVEYHLATLIDGNMGGSGSRKAANAAACAQNEGKFPAYHDVLYQNQPPETDDAFADEAKLLDLAKKVDGLDTAEFRGCVEDGTHNSWVAKSNEAFQKGGFSGTPSVFLNGTNIYADQSMTPAKLKQMVEARAAG from the coding sequence GTGAGCGAGAAGAACCGTGAGGGAAAGCGCACCGCCCGGGAACGGCTGGCGGAGGAGCGCGAGAAGCAGAAGACCGCCGAGAAGCGTCGTCGGGCCCTGATCGTGGGCGCCTCGGTGGTGGGCGTGCTGGGACTGGCCGCAGTGATCGGCGTCGTGGCGGCGAACGCGGGCAAGGACGACGCCGACAGCGCGGGCCCGGTCGTCGCGCCCTCGGGGGCCAACGGCGAGGACAGCCTCGCGATCCCCGTCGGGGACGCCGGCGCCAGGTCGACCCTCTCGGTGTGGGAGGACTTCCGCTGCCCGGCCTGCAAATCCTTCGAGGACGCCTACCGCTCGACGATCCACGAGCTGACCGAGGCCGGAAAGCTGAAGGTCGAGTACCACCTCGCCACCCTGATCGACGGGAACATGGGTGGCAGCGGCTCCCGCAAGGCCGCGAACGCCGCCGCGTGCGCGCAGAACGAGGGCAAGTTCCCGGCGTACCACGACGTGCTGTACCAGAACCAGCCGCCCGAGACGGACGACGCCTTCGCCGACGAGGCCAAGCTCCTCGACCTGGCGAAGAAGGTGGACGGCCTGGACACCGCGGAATTCCGCGGCTGCGTCGAGGACGGCACGCACAACAGCTGGGTCGCGAAGTCGAACGAGGCCTTCCAGAAGGGCGGCTTCTCCGGCACGCCCAGCGTCTTCCTCAACGGCACCAACATCTACGCGGACCAGTCCATGACCCCCGCCAAGCTGAAGCAGATGGTGGAGGCCAGGGCCGCGGGGTGA
- the trpA gene encoding tryptophan synthase subunit alpha produces the protein MSGNIQLLSDTLAAARAEGRSALIAYLPAGFPTVDGGIAAIKAVFEGGADVVEVGLPHSDPVLDGPVIQTADDIALRGGVKIADVMRTVREAFEATGKPVLVMTYWNPIDRYGVERFTAELAEAGGAGCILPDLPVQESALWREHAGKHGLGTVFVVAPSSRDARLAEITAAGSGFVYAASLMGVTGTRASVGAQAQDLVERTRATGSGLPVCVGLGVSNAEQAAEVAGFADGVIVGSAFVKRMLDAPDEAAGLDAVRELAGDLAKGVRRGA, from the coding sequence GTGAGCGGCAACATCCAGCTGTTGAGCGACACCCTCGCCGCCGCCAGGGCGGAGGGACGGTCCGCGCTGATCGCCTATCTGCCGGCCGGGTTCCCGACCGTCGACGGCGGCATCGCCGCGATCAAGGCCGTCTTCGAGGGCGGCGCCGACGTCGTCGAGGTCGGACTGCCGCACAGCGACCCGGTCCTCGACGGACCCGTCATCCAGACCGCCGACGACATCGCCCTGCGGGGCGGCGTCAAGATCGCCGATGTGATGCGGACGGTCCGGGAGGCCTTCGAGGCCACCGGGAAGCCCGTCCTCGTCATGACGTACTGGAACCCCATCGACCGCTACGGCGTCGAGCGCTTCACGGCCGAGCTGGCCGAGGCGGGCGGCGCGGGCTGCATCCTGCCCGACCTGCCCGTCCAGGAGTCGGCGCTGTGGAGGGAGCACGCCGGGAAGCACGGCCTCGGCACGGTCTTCGTGGTCGCGCCCAGCAGCAGGGACGCCCGCCTCGCCGAGATCACCGCGGCGGGCAGCGGCTTCGTCTACGCCGCCTCGCTGATGGGGGTCACCGGCACCCGGGCGTCGGTGGGCGCACAGGCCCAGGACCTGGTGGAGCGGACCCGGGCCACCGGTTCCGGCCTGCCGGTCTGCGTCGGGCTCGGGGTCTCCAACGCCGAGCAGGCCGCCGAGGTCGCCGGGTTCGCCGACGGGGTGATCGTCGGGTCCGCGTTCGTGAAGCGAATGCTGGACGCGCCGGACGAGGCCGCAGGACTGGACGCCGTACGGGAACTGGCGGGCGACCTGGCCAAGGGCGTACGCCGGGGCGCGTGA
- a CDS encoding CaiB/BaiF CoA transferase family protein: MTQAPPTTTQAYDPPLSGLRVLDLATLFAGPLAATMLGDFGAEVIKVEHPTKPDPSRGHGPSKDGVGLWWKLLGRNKRTLTLNLSTPGGRDTLLRLAATADVIIENFRPGTLEKWGLGWQELSAANPRLVLARVTGFGQFGPYAHRPGFGTLAEAMSGFAAITGEPDAPPVLPPFGLADSIAGLATAYAVMTALTARDRTGQGQTVDMAIIEPILTVLGPQPLWYDQLGHVQPRTGNRSANNAPRNTYRTADGSWVAVSTSAQSIAERVMRLVGRPELIDEPWFGSGAERARHADVLDEAVGAWIARHTREEVIEVFEKAEAAVAPIQDVREVMTDPQYRALDTITTVDDPDLGPLRMQNVLFRLSATPGAIRWAGRAHGADTDAVLTELGLSEPDIETLRAEGAL; this comes from the coding sequence ATGACCCAGGCGCCACCTACGACGACCCAGGCGTACGACCCCCCGCTCAGCGGGCTCCGCGTCCTCGACCTCGCCACCCTCTTCGCCGGCCCCCTCGCCGCCACGATGCTCGGCGACTTCGGCGCGGAGGTCATCAAGGTCGAGCACCCCACGAAACCGGATCCGTCCCGGGGCCACGGCCCGTCGAAGGACGGCGTGGGCCTGTGGTGGAAGCTGCTGGGCCGCAACAAGCGCACCCTGACGCTGAACCTCTCCACCCCCGGCGGCCGGGACACCCTCCTGCGCCTCGCCGCCACCGCCGATGTGATCATCGAGAACTTCCGCCCCGGCACCCTGGAGAAATGGGGCCTGGGCTGGCAGGAGCTGTCGGCGGCCAACCCGCGCCTGGTGCTGGCCCGGGTCACCGGCTTCGGACAGTTCGGCCCGTACGCGCACCGCCCCGGCTTCGGCACGCTCGCCGAGGCGATGAGCGGCTTCGCGGCGATCACCGGCGAGCCGGACGCCCCGCCCGTGCTGCCGCCCTTCGGCCTGGCCGACTCGATCGCGGGTCTGGCGACGGCGTACGCGGTGATGACCGCGCTCACCGCGCGTGACCGCACCGGTCAGGGGCAGACGGTCGACATGGCGATCATCGAGCCGATCCTCACCGTCCTCGGCCCCCAGCCCCTCTGGTACGACCAGCTGGGCCACGTCCAGCCCCGTACGGGCAACCGCTCCGCCAACAACGCGCCCCGCAACACCTACCGCACGGCGGACGGCTCCTGGGTGGCGGTCTCCACCTCGGCCCAGTCGATCGCCGAACGCGTGATGCGCCTGGTGGGACGGCCCGAGCTGATCGACGAGCCCTGGTTCGGTTCGGGTGCGGAGCGGGCCCGGCACGCGGACGTCCTGGACGAGGCGGTCGGTGCGTGGATCGCCCGCCACACCCGGGAGGAGGTCATCGAGGTGTTCGAGAAGGCGGAGGCGGCGGTGGCCCCCATCCAGGACGTCCGGGAGGTGATGACCGACCCGCAGTACCGCGCCCTGGACACGATCACGACCGTCGACGACCCCGACCTCGGTCCGCTGCGGATGCAGAACGTGCTCTTCCGGCTCTCCGCGACCCCCGGCGCGATCCGCTGGGCGGGCCGCGCGCACGGCGCCGACACGGACGCGGTCCTCACCGAACTGGGCCTGTCCGAACCGGACATCGAGACCCTCCGCGCGGAGGGCGCCCTATGA
- a CDS encoding ADP-ribosylglycohydrolase family protein translates to MAKPTGSGRTIVAEPVAPRPAVADGEDAPQGPPAPDDETRTGGAGGNDEPAEGEAEAGRATRLGTPHPPAGRRIEGLLLGLAAGDAAGWPAARHRAARMPEWTRRLTRELDTFAEQNATTTLPVPIALNQPPEPLRLGPSDDAEWAAFAAESLLRAADTAALGDLSLERRTRASIDLSWNAVASEIAAAAERAPEVESAVLPLRARISVRAGLGNLATGLRPPATGHDNPHYFDDAACVRACVLAVAHPGDPHRAADLAEFDARYTQDGDGVHGARAMAAALALALVGADVDDCTAAALAELPAGTEIGRNARHALDLAHRHKREGTFALVPLLEHQIVDHVYSYGIAAAETVPVALALATAARGRIAEAVPAAACLSRVADSAPALAGALTGALSGGTAVPDTWRDACRTLSGCALPRLTGTDLVHLAELLAATELAAPGG, encoded by the coding sequence ATGGCGAAGCCGACCGGAAGCGGACGGACGATCGTGGCGGAGCCGGTCGCCCCCCGACCCGCGGTCGCCGACGGCGAGGACGCCCCACAGGGGCCACCCGCACCCGACGACGAAACCCGCACGGGCGGTGCGGGTGGGAACGACGAACCGGCCGAAGGCGAAGCCGAGGCCGGCAGGGCCACGCGCCTCGGCACGCCGCACCCCCCGGCGGGCCGACGTATCGAGGGCCTCCTCCTCGGCCTCGCCGCGGGCGACGCCGCCGGCTGGCCCGCCGCCCGCCACCGCGCCGCCCGTATGCCGGAGTGGACCCGCCGCCTCACCCGCGAACTCGACACCTTCGCCGAGCAGAACGCCACCACCACCCTCCCCGTCCCCATCGCCCTCAACCAGCCCCCCGAGCCCCTCCGCCTCGGCCCCTCCGACGACGCGGAATGGGCGGCCTTCGCCGCGGAGTCCCTGCTCCGCGCGGCCGACACCGCCGCCCTGGGCGACCTCAGCCTCGAACGCCGCACCCGCGCCTCGATCGACCTCTCCTGGAACGCCGTCGCCAGCGAGATCGCCGCGGCAGCGGAACGCGCCCCCGAGGTCGAGTCCGCCGTGCTCCCCCTGCGCGCCCGTATCTCCGTACGCGCCGGCCTCGGCAACCTCGCCACCGGCCTGCGCCCACCCGCCACCGGCCACGACAACCCGCACTACTTCGACGACGCGGCCTGTGTCCGCGCCTGCGTCCTGGCCGTGGCCCACCCCGGCGACCCGCACCGCGCCGCCGACCTCGCCGAGTTCGACGCCCGCTACACCCAGGACGGCGACGGCGTGCACGGCGCCCGCGCGATGGCCGCCGCGCTCGCGCTGGCGCTCGTCGGCGCGGACGTCGACGACTGCACGGCGGCGGCCCTCGCCGAACTCCCCGCCGGGACGGAGATCGGCCGCAACGCCCGCCACGCCCTGGACCTCGCCCACCGCCACAAAAGAGAAGGAACATTCGCTCTGGTCCCGCTCCTGGAGCACCAGATCGTCGACCACGTCTACAGCTACGGCATCGCCGCCGCCGAGACCGTCCCCGTGGCCCTCGCCCTGGCCACCGCCGCCCGGGGCCGGATCGCCGAGGCCGTCCCCGCCGCCGCCTGTCTCTCCCGCGTCGCCGACTCCGCCCCGGCCCTGGCCGGCGCCCTGACCGGCGCGCTCAGCGGCGGCACCGCCGTCCCGGACACCTGGCGGGACGCCTGCCGCACCCTCTCCGGCTGCGCGCTCCCCCGCCTCACCGGCACCGATCTCGTACACCTCGCCGAACTTCTCGCAGCCACGGAACTCGCCGCCCCAGGAGGATGA
- a CDS encoding ADP-ribosylglycohydrolase family protein, with product MTPLRLTWVQPEDLLGHELHQAVQDGREPSAVAARWRAAGGPAAPLRAGASPGRVSRYLRQLAEDLLDELADLPSGLSEVEPTALSGIKALCPHWPTLPAGPGTPGAPPRPAPAAYLPRLEAAWLGRAAGCLLGKPVEKLPLAAIRDLARASGNWPLTTWFTARGVPADLLAAHPWNRRSAPTSLAENIDGMPEDDDLNYPLLNLLLLARHGRAFTTTDVATLWLDELPAGRTFTAERVAYRNLLSGIEPPHTARHRNPFREWIGALIRADVHGWTNPGDPAGAAEQAHRDATLTHTANGVYAAMFVAATIAEAATGTHDIHHCLRTGLTVVPPDSRLARAVAHAVRLAREIRDFDEVVDTLHTTYADHHWVHALPNTALLTAALTHADGDFTASICRAVSGGWDTDSVGATAGSIAGLLTGSPDALPDRWTAPLKNRLATSIADFNGIGFDTLAHLTLRETPHP from the coding sequence GTGACCCCGCTGCGTCTGACCTGGGTGCAGCCGGAGGACCTCCTCGGCCACGAACTCCACCAGGCGGTGCAGGACGGCCGTGAACCGTCGGCCGTAGCGGCCCGCTGGCGAGCGGCGGGCGGCCCCGCGGCCCCCCTGCGCGCCGGCGCCTCCCCGGGGCGGGTCTCCCGCTACCTGCGGCAGCTCGCCGAGGACCTGCTGGACGAACTCGCCGATCTGCCGAGCGGGTTGAGCGAGGTCGAGCCGACGGCCCTGAGCGGGATCAAGGCGCTGTGCCCCCACTGGCCGACGCTCCCGGCCGGCCCCGGCACCCCGGGCGCGCCACCCCGCCCCGCCCCGGCCGCGTACCTCCCCCGCCTGGAGGCCGCGTGGCTGGGGCGCGCCGCAGGCTGCCTCCTCGGCAAGCCCGTCGAGAAGCTCCCCCTCGCCGCGATCCGCGACCTCGCGCGGGCGTCCGGCAACTGGCCCCTCACCACCTGGTTCACCGCCCGGGGCGTCCCCGCGGACCTGCTCGCCGCCCACCCCTGGAACCGCCGCTCGGCCCCCACCTCCCTCGCCGAGAACATCGACGGCATGCCCGAGGACGACGACCTCAACTACCCCCTCCTCAACCTGCTCCTCCTGGCCCGCCACGGCCGCGCCTTCACCACCACCGACGTGGCGACCCTCTGGCTCGACGAACTCCCCGCCGGCCGCACCTTCACCGCCGAACGCGTCGCCTACCGCAACCTCCTCAGCGGCATCGAGCCTCCGCACACGGCCCGCCACCGCAACCCGTTCCGCGAGTGGATCGGCGCCCTGATCCGCGCCGACGTGCACGGCTGGACCAACCCCGGCGACCCGGCCGGCGCGGCGGAACAGGCGCACCGCGACGCCACCCTCACCCACACCGCGAACGGCGTCTACGCGGCGATGTTCGTCGCGGCCACCATCGCGGAGGCGGCCACCGGCACCCACGACATCCACCACTGCCTGCGCACCGGCCTGACGGTCGTCCCCCCGGACTCCCGCCTGGCGAGGGCGGTCGCCCACGCCGTCCGACTCGCCCGGGAGATCAGGGACTTCGACGAGGTCGTCGACACCCTCCACACCACCTACGCCGACCACCACTGGGTCCACGCCCTGCCCAACACGGCCCTGCTCACCGCCGCCCTCACCCACGCGGACGGCGACTTCACGGCCTCCATCTGCCGTGCGGTGTCCGGCGGTTGGGACACCGACTCGGTCGGCGCGACGGCGGGCAGCATCGCCGGCCTCCTGACCGGTTCCCCGGACGCGCTCCCCGACCGCTGGACGGCCCCCCTCAAGAACCGCCTGGCCACCTCGATCGCCGACTTCAACGGCATCGGCTTCGACACCCTGGCCCATCTCACCCTCCGGGAGACCCCCCACCCATGA
- the lgt gene encoding prolipoprotein diacylglyceryl transferase has protein sequence MELAYIPSPSRGVLYLGPVPLRGYAFCIIIGVFVAVWLGNKRWVARGGQAGTVADIAVWAVPFGLIGGRLYHVITDYELYFSEGRDWVDAFKVWEGGLGIWGAIALGAVGAWIGCRRRGIPLPAYADAVAPGIALAQAIGRWGNWFNQELYGKPTDLPWAVEITSSTDGRLPGTYHPTFLYESLWCIGVALLVIWADRRFKLGHGRAFALYVAAYCAGRFWIEYMRVDEAHHILGLRLNNWTAIFVFVLAVVYIVLSARKRPGREEIVEPGVSDGGGDEGAAALEDGAESKSESVSGESSGKAKGDEEDEKKDAEASGAEGGKKEPESAEKS, from the coding sequence ATGGAACTTGCCTACATTCCCAGCCCGTCGCGCGGGGTGCTGTACCTCGGTCCCGTCCCGCTGCGCGGCTACGCCTTCTGCATCATCATCGGTGTCTTCGTAGCCGTCTGGCTCGGCAACAAACGCTGGGTCGCTCGGGGCGGACAGGCCGGTACGGTCGCCGACATCGCCGTCTGGGCCGTGCCGTTCGGTCTGATCGGCGGACGGCTCTACCACGTGATCACGGACTACGAGCTGTACTTCAGCGAGGGCCGTGACTGGGTCGACGCCTTCAAGGTCTGGGAGGGCGGGCTCGGCATCTGGGGCGCGATCGCGCTCGGCGCGGTGGGCGCGTGGATCGGGTGCCGGCGGCGGGGGATCCCGCTGCCCGCGTACGCCGACGCCGTCGCCCCCGGTATCGCGCTCGCCCAGGCGATCGGGCGCTGGGGCAACTGGTTCAACCAGGAGCTGTACGGCAAGCCGACGGATCTGCCGTGGGCCGTGGAGATCACGTCCTCCACGGACGGACGGCTGCCGGGGACGTACCACCCGACCTTCCTCTACGAGTCGCTGTGGTGCATCGGTGTCGCGCTCCTCGTCATCTGGGCGGACCGCCGGTTCAAGCTCGGGCACGGGCGGGCGTTCGCGCTGTATGTCGCCGCGTACTGCGCGGGGCGGTTCTGGATCGAGTACATGCGGGTCGACGAGGCCCACCACATTCTCGGGCTGCGCCTCAACAACTGGACCGCGATCTTCGTCTTCGTCCTCGCCGTCGTCTACATCGTCCTGTCGGCGCGGAAGCGGCCGGGGCGGGAGGAGATCGTCGAGCCGGGGGTCTCCGACGGTGGAGGGGACGAGGGCGCTGCCGCGCTGGAAGATGGTGCGGAGTCGAAGTCGGAGTCGGTGTCGGGGGAGTCGTCCGGCAAGGCGAAGGGCGACGAAGAGGACGAGAAGAAGGATGCGGAGGCCTCCGGCGCGGAGGGCGGGAAGAAGGAGCCCGAGTCCGCGGAGAAGAGCTGA
- a CDS encoding ADP-ribosylglycohydrolase family protein, with translation MTPPTEPPTAAPRETRTPAATLEERITGALVGAAVGDALGGPVEGYTPEQILERHGGRVHGVVGPWNGDDWRTARPIAPYHKGDGHVTDDTLMTHALVRVYDRVRDHLDAYSVAEHLVPDMMTTPRWIPELEAEALPLQRVFLAEKWLVARIHYGHIDPREAGTGNIVNCGAAMYMAPVGLVNAADAPGAYAEALDVAGAHQSSYGREAAGVFAAAVAAACTPGATAESVIETALALAKDGTRAAIEAVCETARRHTDFESALRPLREAVTPFDTVGPDYRTPSLGARRPSRLHAIEELPIALGMLLVARGDYRHAVLGSVNYGRDCDSIATMAGALAGALGSEIPSDWAKTVAEASRLDLHAPAATLAEVTRQIHAQDVRRRRAHESAFATLVSLR, from the coding sequence ATGACGCCCCCAACCGAACCCCCCACCGCAGCGCCCCGCGAAACGCGGACCCCCGCCGCGACCCTCGAAGAACGCATCACCGGAGCCCTCGTCGGCGCGGCCGTCGGCGACGCCCTCGGCGGCCCGGTCGAGGGCTACACCCCGGAGCAGATCCTCGAACGCCACGGTGGCCGCGTCCACGGCGTCGTCGGCCCCTGGAACGGCGACGACTGGCGCACCGCCCGCCCCATCGCCCCGTACCACAAGGGCGACGGCCACGTCACCGACGACACCTTGATGACCCATGCGCTGGTACGGGTGTACGACCGGGTCCGCGACCACCTCGACGCCTACTCCGTCGCCGAGCACCTGGTGCCGGACATGATGACGACTCCGCGCTGGATCCCCGAACTGGAGGCGGAGGCCCTCCCCCTCCAACGGGTCTTCCTCGCCGAGAAGTGGCTCGTCGCCCGCATCCACTACGGCCACATCGACCCGCGCGAGGCCGGCACCGGCAACATCGTCAACTGCGGCGCCGCGATGTACATGGCCCCGGTCGGCCTGGTCAACGCGGCCGACGCGCCCGGCGCGTACGCCGAGGCGCTGGACGTCGCGGGCGCCCACCAGTCGTCGTACGGCAGGGAGGCGGCGGGCGTGTTCGCGGCGGCGGTCGCGGCGGCGTGCACGCCGGGCGCGACCGCGGAGTCGGTGATCGAGACCGCGCTGGCCCTGGCGAAGGACGGCACCCGCGCGGCGATCGAGGCGGTGTGCGAAACGGCCCGCCGTCACACGGACTTCGAGTCGGCACTACGACCGCTGCGCGAGGCGGTCACCCCGTTCGACACGGTCGGCCCCGACTACCGCACCCCCTCCCTCGGCGCCCGCCGCCCCTCCCGCCTCCACGCGATCGAGGAACTCCCCATCGCGCTCGGCATGTTGCTCGTGGCCCGCGGCGACTACCGGCACGCGGTGCTGGGTTCGGTGAACTACGGCCGCGACTGCGACTCGATCGCCACGATGGCCGGTGCCCTGGCGGGCGCGCTGGGCTCGGAGATCCCGTCCGACTGGGCCAAGACGGTGGCGGAGGCCAGCCGTCTGGACCTGCACGCCCCCGCCGCGACCCTGGCGGAGGTCACCCGCCAGATCCACGCCCAGGACGTACGGCGCCGCCGCGCCCACGAGTCCGCCTTCGCCACGCTGGTCTCTCTCCGGTGA
- a CDS encoding HpcH/HpaI aldolase/citrate lyase family protein produces the protein MTPPPSAPLPLTWLYVPGDRPEVVTKALSCGADVVIVDLEDAVAPDRKTYARAATAELLSAPAPVPVHVRVNALGTPEAEEDLRTLSPLPALAALRLPKVTSPDEIARVAERTAPADGGALPLYALLESALGVERAYDIATAHPALRGIALGEADLRADLAAADDRALDWPRSRVIVAARAAGLPSPAQSIYPDTRDLEGLASSSAHGRALGFLGRAAIHPRQLPVIERAYTPTPQEVESAERTLRAATTTAGAQALPDGRFIDPAVVAAAHRTLTLAARPSRL, from the coding sequence ATGACCCCGCCGCCGTCGGCGCCCCTCCCGCTGACCTGGCTGTACGTCCCCGGCGACCGCCCGGAGGTGGTCACCAAGGCCCTGTCCTGCGGCGCGGACGTGGTGATCGTGGACCTGGAGGACGCGGTGGCCCCCGACCGCAAGACCTACGCCCGCGCGGCCACCGCCGAACTCCTCTCGGCCCCGGCGCCCGTCCCGGTCCACGTCCGGGTGAACGCCCTGGGCACCCCGGAGGCCGAGGAGGACCTGAGAACCCTCTCCCCCCTCCCCGCCCTGGCGGCCCTCCGTCTCCCGAAGGTCACCTCCCCCGACGAGATCGCGAGGGTCGCGGAGCGCACCGCACCGGCGGACGGCGGAGCGCTCCCGCTCTACGCCCTCCTCGAATCGGCGCTGGGTGTGGAACGGGCGTACGACATCGCCACCGCGCATCCCGCCCTGCGCGGGATCGCCCTCGGCGAGGCGGATCTCCGCGCGGATCTGGCCGCGGCCGATGACCGGGCGCTGGACTGGCCCCGCTCCCGGGTGATCGTGGCGGCCCGTGCCGCGGGGCTCCCCTCCCCCGCGCAGTCGATCTACCCGGACACGCGGGACCTCGAAGGTCTGGCGTCCTCCTCCGCGCACGGCCGCGCGCTGGGGTTCCTGGGCCGAGCCGCCATCCACCCGCGCCAGCTGCCGGTGATCGAACGGGCCTACACCCCGACTCCTCAGGAGGTGGAGTCGGCCGAGCGGACGCTCCGAGCAGCGACCACCACGGCCGGGGCCCAGGCCCTCCCTGACGGCCGCTTCATCGATCCGGCCGTCGTCGCCGCGGCCCACAGAACCCTGACCCTTGCTGCCCGCCCCAGCAGACTTTGA
- a CDS encoding VIT1/CCC1 transporter family protein: MAIIDTEAALHEAHRDNHTHRDVNGGWLRPAVFGAMDGLVSNLALMTGVAGGTAGREAVVVAGLAGLAAGAFSMAAGEYTSVASQRELVEAELDVERRELRKHPQDEEEELAALYVSRGVEAGLAREVARQLSRDPERALEIHAREELGVDPGDLPSPAVAAVSSFGAFALGALLPVLPYLLGAGALWPAVLVALAGLFGCGAVVARVTARSWWFSGLRQLALGGAAAGVTYALGSLIGAAV; encoded by the coding sequence GTGGCGATCATCGACACCGAAGCCGCGTTGCACGAGGCGCACCGCGACAACCACACCCACCGGGACGTGAACGGCGGCTGGCTGCGGCCCGCCGTGTTCGGGGCGATGGACGGGCTCGTGTCCAATCTGGCGCTGATGACCGGTGTCGCGGGCGGGACGGCCGGCCGGGAGGCGGTGGTCGTCGCCGGACTCGCGGGGCTCGCCGCCGGGGCCTTCTCCATGGCCGCCGGCGAATACACCTCCGTGGCCTCGCAGCGCGAACTGGTCGAGGCCGAACTCGACGTCGAGCGCCGGGAGTTGCGCAAGCACCCCCAGGACGAGGAGGAGGAACTGGCGGCGCTCTACGTGAGTCGTGGGGTCGAGGCCGGGCTCGCGCGGGAGGTGGCGAGGCAGTTGTCGCGCGATCCGGAGCGGGCGCTGGAGATCCATGCCCGTGAGGAGCTGGGTGTCGACCCAGGCGACCTCCCGTCGCCGGCCGTCGCTGCCGTGTCGAGTTTCGGCGCCTTCGCGCTCGGGGCCCTGCTGCCCGTACTGCCGTATCTGCTCGGCGCGGGCGCGCTGTGGCCCGCCGTGCTGGTGGCGCTCGCGGGGCTCTTCGGGTGCGGGGCGGTGGTGGCCAGGGTGACGGCCAGGAGCTGGTGGTTCAGCGGGCTCCGGCAGCTGGCTCTCGGGGGCGCGGCGGCGGGTGTGACGTACGCCCTGGGCAGTCTGATCGGCGCGGCCGTATGA